The following DNA comes from Picosynechococcus sp. PCC 7003.
TTTTCCGATCCAGCGCCAGTGGTATGTCGCCTACCTCGCCGGGAAACAACTGTCGGTGATTGCCCAAGCCTTTTTGGAGTTTATGGTCCGGTCTAGCCAGAAAACTCTCGAAAATTCAGGGCGGCGATCGCTCGCTCTGCAACCCTAAAAGCTCAAGATTGTTGGGCCATTTCCCGTGCCTTTGGTAGGTCGAAGTTGGAAATTGCTCAACCAGTAACAAAGATGGGTCACCATCCCTCTTTACACTAAGCCAATTATTTCAGCGTCATCGTCATATGAATACTTTTTTCAGTCAGAGTGTCTGGCTTGTTCCCTGCTATCCTTTGCTGGGAATCGGTCTATCGGCACTATGGATGCCTAGCATCAGCCGAAAAACGGGGCCGCGGCCCGCAGGCTACGTCAATATGTTGCTTACTTTTATGGCCTTAGTCCATAGTTGCCTTGCCTTTATTGAAAGGTGGCAACAACCCGCCCTCAAACCATCACTGACTTGGCTCCAGGCGGCGGACTTGACCCTCAGCATCGACCTCGATATTTCCAGCATTACTATCGGGGCGCTGATTCTGATTGCTGGGATTAATTTACTCGCCCAACTCTATGCCGTGGCCTATTTAGAAATGGATTGGGGCTGGGCGAGATTTTTCGCGACCATGAGCTTGTTCGAAGCAGGGATGTGTGCCTTGGTGCTCTGCAACTCCCTCTTCTTCAGCTATGTGGTGCTCGAAATTCTGACCCTCGGTACCTATCTGTTGATTGGCTATTGGTTTAACCAGTCCCTCGTGGTAACGGGAGCCCGGGATGCGTTTTTGACAAAACGGGTCGGGGATCTTTTCCTACTGATGGGTGTGGTGGCCCTGTTGCCCCTCGCCGGAACTTGGAATTTTGATGGTCTGGCTGAATGGGCGGCGACGGCAGACCTTGATCCAACTTTGGCGACGCTGCTTTGTCTAACGTTAATTGCTGGGCCTTTAGGGAAATGTGCCCAATTTCCGCTGCACCTCTGGCTCGACGAAGCGATGGAAAGCCCTGTCCCCGCAACAGTGGTGCGGAATAGTCTCGTGGTCGGCACGGGGGCCTGGGTGCTAATTAAGTTGCAGCCGATTTTTGCCCTCTCGGATTTTGCCTCGACATTCATGATCGCGATTGGGGCAACGACGGCATTGGGGGCGGCCATGGTGGCGATCGCCCAGATTGATATCAAACGTTCTTTGTCCTATTCCGTCAGTGCCTACATGGGCATGGTCTTCATGGCGGTAGGTTCTCAACAGGATCAAACGACATTGGTATTGCTACTCACCTATGGCGTGGCGATGGCAATTTTGGTGATGGCCATTGGCGGTGTTGTGTTGATTAATATCAGCCAAGATTTAACCCAATATGGTGGTCTCTGGTCGCGGCGGCCGATTACGGGGATTTGTTACCTCGTCGGCGCGGCTTCCCTTGTTGCCTTACCGCCGTTTGGTGGATTTTGGAGCCTAGCCCAACTGACAACGAATTTTTGGAAAACGAGTCCGATTCTAGCGGTGATTCTGATTACGGTAAATGCTTTAACTTCCTTTAGCATCATGCGGGAGTTCGGCCTGATTTTTGGCGGTAAGCCGAAGCAGATGACTGTGCGATCGCCAGAAGGATTGTGGGCTTTGGTCTTACCGATGGTCATTTTGGCAGGTTTTGCCCTCCATAGTCCTCTGATTCTGGCCAAGCTAGACTTTCTTCCCGATTGGCAACAGTTAAATCTCCCCCTAACGGCGGCATTGGTGTTATCCACGGTCACCGGGGCTGGTCTCTCAATGTATCTCTATTTGAGTGATCAAGTTAGTAAGCCCATTCACTTGGTGCCGGAGCCGATTCGAGAACTGCTTGCTAAGGATTTATACACTGCGGAATTGTATAAAAATACCGTTATTCTCGCGGTGGCTTTTGTTTCAAAAATCATTGACTGGCTAGACCGCTATTTTGTCGATGGTGTAATTAATTTTCTCGGTTTAGCAACTCTCTTTGGGGGGCAAACCTTGAAATATAACAACTCTGGTCAAAGTCAATCCTATGCCCTCTCGATTGTGGCCGGTATTCTCCTCTTTATTGCCGCTTTATCGTATCCTTTGCTGAAGCATTGGCAATTCTAAACGGTAATACGTTAACGATTTTCGCTGAAATATTTATGACCTTCTTCGAAAGATTATGCTGAGTTTCTTATTGTTCTTACCGCTCGTTGGAATTGGGGCGATCGCCCTTTTTCCCAGACCGCTGACCCGGATTGTGGCGACGGTGTTTACGGTTGTCACCCTGGCGATCAGTAGTGGGTTATTGATTAACCTCAACCTCCAAGATGCCGGTATGCAATATACCGAATTCCATAATTGGTTAAGCATTCTGGGCCTTAACTACAACCTCGGTGTGGACGGTTTATCGTTACCGCTGATTGTCTTAAATAGTTTGCTGACGCTAGTGGCGATCTACAGCATTGGTGAAAACAACCACCGCCCGAAGCTTTATTACTCTCTCATTTTGTTAATTAATAGTGGGATTACTGGGGCCTTGATTGCCAATAATCTGTTGCTCTTTTTCCTCTTTTATGAAATTGAGTTGATTCCTTTCTATTTACTAATTGCCATTTGGGGCGGCGAGAAAAAGGGCTATGCTTCGACTAAATTTTTGATCTACACTGCCATTTCTGGACTCTGTGTGCTGGCGGCATTTTTAGGGATTGTGTGGCTCAGTCAATCTTCTAATTTTGACTTTGAGAATTTAACCCTAGAAAATCTTGAATTTAATACCAAGGTAATCCTACTCACGATTTTATTAATTGGCTTTGGGATCAAAATTCCCCTCGTTCCCCTACATACCTGGCTGCCAGACGCCTATGTGGAAGCAAATCCAGCAGTAACAGTTCTATTAGGCGGTGTTTTCGCCAAGTTAGGCACCTACGGTTTGGTGCGCTTCGGTTTGCAACTGTTCCCGGATGTCTGGTCTACGGTTTCCCCTGCCCTCGCGGTTATTGGTACGGTGAGTGTGATGTATGGTTCTCTCGCGGCGATCGCCCAACGGGATCTCAAGCGGATGGTGGCCTACAGTTCCATCGGTCACATGGGCTATATCTTGGTTTCGACCGCAGCCGGGACAGAGTTAAGCTTGCTCGGTGCGGTGGCGCAAATGATTAGCCATAGTTTGATTTTGGCGCTGTTGTTCCACCTCGTTGGCATTATCGAGCGCAAAGTTGGCACCCGGGATCTGGATGTGTTGAATGGCTTGATGAATCCGGTGCGTGGGTTGCCCCTCACCAGTAGCCTCCTGATTTTGGCGGGGATGGCCAGTGCGGGAATTCCTGGCTTAGTCGGTTTCGTGGCAGAATTTCTCGTGTTCCAAGGCAGCTTTAGCCGTTTCCCGATTCCGACGCTGTTCTGCATTATTGCGTCTGGTTTAACGGCGGTTTACTTCGTGATTTTGCTCAACCGCACCTGTTTTGGTCGCCTCGACAGTCACACCGCCTACTACCCCAAAGTTTTTGCCAGTGAAAAAATTCCGGCGATCGCCCTAACGGTTATTATCCTTTTCCTCGGCTTACAACCCGCCTGGCTCACCCGTTGGATTGAACCGACAACCAGTCAATTCATTGCTGCTATTCCCACGGTTCAGACCATTGCCTTAAACCCGGCTGAATTGTCGAAAGCACCCTAGTAAATCGGCGTTTTTTGACCCATTCGTCCAGCATTTTCTTAAGGAACAAAGCACTATGATCACCACGAAAATTCCCCCCTCAACCCATCCCCATGCCGATGTGATCCATCGCCTCGAAGCCGGGGGGTCGATGTTGCCCGACACTCCCGAAAATCTGATGCAAATTATCGGCATCTATAAAGCCTATGCCGTGCCGATGGATTTCTACTGGCGGGATCTTCTCTACATTGCCGAACAGGTCTTTCTTGAACCCTTCCGCTTCTTTAAATACTTCATTTCCGATGAATATTTAGAGCGGCAAAACCATTACGCGGGCGACCAAGCTGATCTCCGCATTTGGCGCGGCACCGGTTCGGCCCACCCGGAACTTTTGGAATTTATGAAAAAAGGGGAAACCTTCAAAGCCCCCAAACTATTCCACCATCTTTTCCATGACCGGATTAACATGGAATTCGCCGAAGCCTGTATGCAGGCGATGTTGTGGCACGGGCGGGACATGGGTATGGGGCAGTTCGACGCTTACCTCGATTCCGACGAATACAAAGCCAACGCCGACCGCGCGATCAAAGCCTACTTCAAGAAAAATCCGGTCATGTTGGGTCTCTATAAACTCTTCCCCGATATGTTCCTGGAGCAGGTGCGCGAACTCTCCTACTACGCTAACCTCGGCCTTTTTTGGGAGGTGATGGCGCCCGTCTTCTTTGAAATGTCTGATATCTACGATGAAGGCGGATTTAAAGGCGTACCCGATGCGATGAATTTCTTGGTGAATGGGATTTTTGCGATCGCCGGCCGACCCATTTACCACCACGTCTATATCGACGGCGAATGTTTTGAAATTATTCCCAAATCCAAAGGGTTTACCTGGCTCTATGAAGCCGCTTTACCCTACGTCGAAGCCGTGTTTTATCGCACCGCCCCTTTCCGGGGCACCAAATCCTACAATGCCCAGGCCCATGAAGTGCCCGACGCACAAAAGGATTTCCATTACGGCATTCTGTACGCGGATGTGTTTCCCGTAGGGACGGCCGGAATTCCGCCGACATTGCTCATGGATGATATGTATCACTTCCTGCCCCAATATCTGAAGGATTACTACAAAGAACACTGCCGGGGCGAGGATGATGAACTGATTCAATTGGGGATTACGTTCCAACGGTCGATGTATAACGTCACCTCTGCGGTGATTCAAGCCTTACGGACGGCATTGTTGTATCCCCTTGATGATCCCAATCCGAAACATTTACAGAAAAACCGCGAATTTTTTGAAGCCCAAATGGATCGGTTTCTCCGGCCAGAAGCCCGCTTACGGGACATTCAAAACGCAGAATATCGTTAATCTATTTGAAATTTCTTTTATTCATTCAATCGGAGCTTAAGTAATGGCAAGTATTGTGGATATTGCGGTTAATAATGAGGGTTTTTCGACCCTCGTTGCTGCTGTACAAGCCGCAGGTTTAGTGGAAACCTTAGCCGGAGAAGGGGACTTTACGGTGTTTGCGCCCAATGATGATGCGTTTGCGAAGCTACCGCCCGGCACGGTGCAAACCCTGGTGCAAAATCCGCCCCAGTTAGCGCGCATTCTCACTTACCATGTCGCTGCGGGACGATTGACCAAGGACGATTTAATCAAACTTGGGGAAGTAAAATCCATCGAAGGTTCTCCCATTCCAATTAATGGCGAGGATAATTTTGA
Coding sequences within:
- a CDS encoding NAD(P)H-quinone oxidoreductase subunit F; translated protein: MNTFFSQSVWLVPCYPLLGIGLSALWMPSISRKTGPRPAGYVNMLLTFMALVHSCLAFIERWQQPALKPSLTWLQAADLTLSIDLDISSITIGALILIAGINLLAQLYAVAYLEMDWGWARFFATMSLFEAGMCALVLCNSLFFSYVVLEILTLGTYLLIGYWFNQSLVVTGARDAFLTKRVGDLFLLMGVVALLPLAGTWNFDGLAEWAATADLDPTLATLLCLTLIAGPLGKCAQFPLHLWLDEAMESPVPATVVRNSLVVGTGAWVLIKLQPIFALSDFASTFMIAIGATTALGAAMVAIAQIDIKRSLSYSVSAYMGMVFMAVGSQQDQTTLVLLLTYGVAMAILVMAIGGVVLINISQDLTQYGGLWSRRPITGICYLVGAASLVALPPFGGFWSLAQLTTNFWKTSPILAVILITVNALTSFSIMREFGLIFGGKPKQMTVRSPEGLWALVLPMVILAGFALHSPLILAKLDFLPDWQQLNLPLTAALVLSTVTGAGLSMYLYLSDQVSKPIHLVPEPIRELLAKDLYTAELYKNTVILAVAFVSKIIDWLDRYFVDGVINFLGLATLFGGQTLKYNNSGQSQSYALSIVAGILLFIAALSYPLLKHWQF
- a CDS encoding NADH-quinone oxidoreductase subunit M; this translates as MLSFLLFLPLVGIGAIALFPRPLTRIVATVFTVVTLAISSGLLINLNLQDAGMQYTEFHNWLSILGLNYNLGVDGLSLPLIVLNSLLTLVAIYSIGENNHRPKLYYSLILLINSGITGALIANNLLLFFLFYEIELIPFYLLIAIWGGEKKGYASTKFLIYTAISGLCVLAAFLGIVWLSQSSNFDFENLTLENLEFNTKVILLTILLIGFGIKIPLVPLHTWLPDAYVEANPAVTVLLGGVFAKLGTYGLVRFGLQLFPDVWSTVSPALAVIGTVSVMYGSLAAIAQRDLKRMVAYSSIGHMGYILVSTAAGTELSLLGAVAQMISHSLILALLFHLVGIIERKVGTRDLDVLNGLMNPVRGLPLTSSLLILAGMASAGIPGLVGFVAEFLVFQGSFSRFPIPTLFCIIASGLTAVYFVILLNRTCFGRLDSHTAYYPKVFASEKIPAIALTVIILFLGLQPAWLTRWIEPTTSQFIAAIPTVQTIALNPAELSKAP
- a CDS encoding CO2 hydration protein → MITTKIPPSTHPHADVIHRLEAGGSMLPDTPENLMQIIGIYKAYAVPMDFYWRDLLYIAEQVFLEPFRFFKYFISDEYLERQNHYAGDQADLRIWRGTGSAHPELLEFMKKGETFKAPKLFHHLFHDRINMEFAEACMQAMLWHGRDMGMGQFDAYLDSDEYKANADRAIKAYFKKNPVMLGLYKLFPDMFLEQVRELSYYANLGLFWEVMAPVFFEMSDIYDEGGFKGVPDAMNFLVNGIFAIAGRPIYHHVYIDGECFEIIPKSKGFTWLYEAALPYVEAVFYRTAPFRGTKSYNAQAHEVPDAQKDFHYGILYADVFPVGTAGIPPTLLMDDMYHFLPQYLKDYYKEHCRGEDDELIQLGITFQRSMYNVTSAVIQALRTALLYPLDDPNPKHLQKNREFFEAQMDRFLRPEARLRDIQNAEYR
- a CDS encoding fasciclin domain-containing protein; its protein translation is MASIVDIAVNNEGFSTLVAAVQAAGLVETLAGEGDFTVFAPNDDAFAKLPPGTVQTLVQNPPQLARILTYHVAAGRLTKDDLIKLGEVKSIEGSPIPINGEDNFEVKNATVLAADIEADNGIIHVIDNVILMG